A window of the Buchnera aphidicola (Tetraneura ulmi) genome harbors these coding sequences:
- the minE gene encoding cell division topological specificity factor MinE, whose product MSVLNLFLSLKKNSAFIAKKRLQIIVSNNRKNIIFEPDYLPNLKKEILLVISKYIKINNPKIISIKYKKEKKSITPIVIKLNIIISDK is encoded by the coding sequence ATGTCTGTATTAAATTTATTTTTGTCTTTAAAAAAAAATAGTGCATTTATAGCAAAAAAAAGATTGCAAATAATCGTTTCAAACAACAGAAAAAATATTATTTTTGAACCAGACTATTTGCCTAATTTAAAAAAAGAAATTTTATTGGTAATTTCAAAATATATAAAAATTAATAATCCAAAGATAATTTCTATAAAATATAAAAAAGAAAAAAAATCTATTACTCCTATTGTTATTAAATTAAATATAATTATTTCTGATAAATAA
- the minD gene encoding septum site-determining protein MinD yields the protein MSKIIVVTSGKGGVGKTTTSAAISTGLALEGKKTVVIDFDIGLRNLDLIMGCERRVVYDFINVIQGDAKLNQALIRDKNYENLFILPASQTKSKNSLTKEGVKKIIYELIEMDFSFIICDSPAGIDKGAILSMYFSDIAILVTNPEISSVRDSDRVLGILSSKSYRSEKNLKPIKEYLLITRYEPTRVKTGEMLSVTDISEILRVPLIGVVPEDFNVLNSSNQGISVILNSNSKAGNAYFDVVNRIIGKNIPFRFIKEEKKSFFQRLFGR from the coding sequence ATGAGTAAAATTATTGTTGTTACTTCAGGAAAAGGTGGGGTTGGCAAAACAACGACTAGTGCAGCGATATCCACTGGATTAGCTTTAGAAGGTAAAAAAACAGTTGTTATAGATTTTGATATTGGATTGAGAAATTTAGATTTGATAATGGGATGTGAAAGAAGAGTTGTTTATGATTTTATTAATGTCATTCAAGGGGATGCTAAATTAAATCAAGCATTGATACGGGACAAAAATTATGAGAATCTGTTTATTCTACCAGCTTCTCAAACTAAATCTAAAAATTCTTTAACTAAAGAAGGAGTAAAAAAAATAATTTATGAATTAATTGAGATGGATTTTAGTTTTATTATTTGTGATTCTCCTGCTGGAATAGATAAAGGAGCGATTTTATCTATGTATTTTTCTGATATAGCGATTTTAGTTACTAATCCAGAAATATCTTCTGTTCGTGACTCTGATCGAGTGCTAGGAATTTTATCTTCTAAATCGTATCGATCAGAAAAAAATTTAAAACCAATTAAAGAATACCTATTAATAACCAGATACGAACCTACTAGAGTTAAAACAGGTGAAATGTTAAGTGTTACAGATATTTCAGAAATATTAAGAGTTCCACTTATAGGAGTGGTTCCTGAAGACTTCAATGTTTTAAATTCTTCTAATCAAGGAATTTCAGTTATTTTAAATTCTAATTCTAAAGCAGGAAATGCATATTTTGATGTTGTAAATAGAATAATTGGGAAAAACATACCATTTCGTTTTATTAAAGAGGAAAAAAAAAGTTTTTTTCAACGTTTATTTGGGAGATAG
- the minC gene encoding septum site-determining protein MinC, with amino-acid sequence MKNIPIKIQGNVFTFMVLYLLNDNIEIVKNALQKKIKLFPSFFKEAPIAINISNLSRKVNLKEMIKEIVSSNLNVIGFTGCKDLFLKKIIKKLGYPIFSDKNKIFYDNQLSSPKIFSSKLVKLKKNYIIDTPVRSGQTIYARSADLIVTNNVNPGAELIADGNVHIYGFMKGRVLAGANGNRNSQIFCTKLFSELVSISGEYVLLDEIKKKILGKTVRIFLKNDKLKINLLD; translated from the coding sequence ATGAAAAATATTCCAATTAAAATTCAAGGAAATGTTTTTACTTTCATGGTTCTTTATTTACTCAATGATAATATAGAAATTGTAAAAAATGCATTACAAAAAAAAATAAAATTATTTCCTTCTTTTTTTAAAGAAGCTCCTATTGCTATAAACATTTCTAATTTATCAAGAAAAGTGAATTTAAAAGAAATGATAAAAGAAATTGTTTCTTCAAATTTGAATGTTATAGGTTTTACAGGATGCAAAGATTTATTTTTAAAAAAAATTATAAAAAAATTAGGTTATCCTATTTTTTCAGACAAGAATAAAATTTTTTATGATAATCAATTATCTTCTCCAAAGATATTTTCTTCTAAATTAGTTAAACTAAAAAAGAACTATATAATTGATACTCCTGTTAGATCGGGTCAAACTATATATGCAAGATCTGCTGATTTAATTGTAACTAACAATGTTAATCCTGGTGCTGAACTAATAGCAGATGGAAACGTTCATATATATGGTTTTATGAAAGGAAGAGTTTTAGCAGGAGCTAATGGAAATAGGAATAGTCAAATTTTTTGCACAAAGTTGTTTTCAGAGTTAGTGTCAATTTCTGGAGAATACGTTTTATTAGATGAAATTAAAAAAAAAATATTGGGAAAAACTGTTAGAATTTTTTTAAAAAATGATAAATTAAAAATTAATCTTTTAGATTAA
- a CDS encoding methyltransferase has product MKFKNKENKEKKIFLRQINKFLYKNIILSGNVQPSIIDGFNFKKINIFTTKYHFFEKLNFIGKTHFGLVSNEKIFLKSNFFIYFWTRNKKEALFQLHFFFNHLKNNTKVLILGKNSFGVRSCVHLLKKWINLKKIDSVQSCSCFSGYTKKLLNHPFFFKKFFNTYYIKDLKIKSLPGVFDYSGIDKGTILLASTFSKKIKGKVLDLGCGSGILSLFLSKICKDKISLTLIDSDYYSIISSIENFKIKNVKVKILTSNLFSNIKEKFDFIISNPPIHEGNKITTKIVEQIIKKSINYLNKEGELRFVSLSCLSYKKFSKKYFKFVKIFKKNKSYTVYKLTKPIKK; this is encoded by the coding sequence ATGAAATTCAAAAATAAAGAAAATAAAGAAAAAAAAATTTTTTTAAGACAAATTAATAAATTTTTATACAAAAATATAATTTTATCCGGAAACGTTCAACCTAGTATTATTGATGGTTTTAATTTTAAAAAAATTAATATATTTACTACAAAATATCATTTTTTTGAAAAATTAAATTTTATAGGAAAAACCCATTTTGGTTTAGTTTCTAATGAAAAAATTTTTTTAAAAAGTAATTTTTTTATATATTTCTGGACTAGAAATAAAAAAGAAGCATTATTCCAATTACATTTCTTTTTTAATCATTTAAAAAATAATACAAAAGTTTTAATTCTTGGAAAAAATTCATTTGGAGTAAGAAGTTGTGTCCACTTATTAAAAAAATGGATAAATTTAAAAAAAATTGATTCAGTTCAAAGTTGTTCTTGTTTTAGTGGTTATACTAAAAAATTATTAAACCATCCATTTTTTTTTAAAAAATTTTTTAATACATATTACATAAAAGATTTAAAAATAAAAAGTTTACCAGGAGTTTTCGATTATTCTGGAATAGATAAGGGAACAATTTTATTAGCATCTACATTTTCTAAAAAAATAAAAGGAAAAGTATTGGATTTAGGATGCGGATCAGGAATTTTAAGTTTATTTTTATCTAAAATTTGTAAAGATAAAATTTCACTTACTCTAATAGATTCAGATTATTATTCAATAATATCTAGTATAGAAAATTTTAAAATAAAAAATGTTAAAGTAAAAATCTTAACAAGTAATTTATTTTCAAATATTAAAGAAAAATTTGACTTCATTATATCCAATCCTCCAATTCATGAAGGAAATAAAATAACAACAAAAATAGTAGAACAGATAATAAAAAAATCTATAAATTATTTGAATAAAGAAGGTGAACTCCGATTTGTTTCTTTATCTTGCTTATCTTATAAAAAATTTTCAAAAAAATATTTTAAATTTGTAAAAATTTTCAAAAAAAATAAATCGTATACAGTTTATAAATTAACAAAACCTATTAAGAAATAA
- the flgA gene encoding flagellar basal body P-ring formation chaperone FlgA, which translates to MKNILKIFFIILISCFVCDVQAKIDNKKSDSNINFLNKKNNFSKKIISFFKKRDIFHHKFISVKIKNLSRIKNFCNFPKVVVYPNSPIWGDIIAKVFCNGVYQNIFVKVTSKGKYIASNSKINLGSVISESDLITKIGKLEELPSDVCFKKDQILKKISSKNISIGEPITLSMFREPWKVHVNQTVSVIFIGQDFIIINQGKALKNAFEKDIINVAIDGNNNTIIEGIVNNNGEIIYLRNIY; encoded by the coding sequence ATGAAAAATATCTTAAAAATTTTTTTTATTATCTTAATTTCTTGTTTTGTATGTGATGTACAAGCTAAAATAGATAATAAAAAAAGTGATAGTAATATAAATTTTTTAAATAAAAAAAATAATTTTTCAAAAAAAATAATTTCTTTTTTTAAGAAAAGAGACATTTTTCATCATAAATTTATTTCGGTAAAAATTAAAAATTTATCTAGAATTAAAAATTTTTGTAATTTTCCTAAAGTAGTTGTATACCCTAATTCTCCAATTTGGGGTGATATAATTGCAAAAGTTTTTTGCAATGGTGTTTATCAAAATATTTTTGTTAAAGTTACTTCGAAAGGAAAATATATTGCTTCAAATTCAAAAATAAATTTGGGTAGTGTAATTTCTGAATCAGATTTAATTACAAAAATTGGAAAATTAGAAGAATTACCATCAGATGTTTGTTTTAAGAAAGATCAAATATTAAAAAAAATTAGTTCTAAAAATATTTCTATAGGTGAACCAATTACATTATCAATGTTTCGAGAACCATGGAAAGTTCATGTAAACCAAACTGTTTCAGTAATTTTTATAGGGCAAGATTTTATAATTATTAATCAAGGTAAAGCATTAAAAAATGCTTTTGAAAAAGATATTATTAATGTAGCCATAGATGGTAATAACAATACTATAATAGAAGGTATAGTAAATAATAACGGGGAAATTATTTATTTAAGAAACATTTACTAA
- the flgB gene encoding flagellar basal body rod protein FlgB, which produces MFSGIQNFLQMSETALTIRALRQELLATNIANSETPNYKAKDIDFYKTMKSLIKNRKKNLNFLKLTKKSNKNFYRNLIPYIKIHTISKNRNQSNNNVNTVNMNKERTKFADNSIQYQVLLTILNSQIKDMYTVTQG; this is translated from the coding sequence ATGTTTTCTGGAATACAAAATTTTTTACAAATGAGTGAAACAGCATTAACAATAAGAGCATTAAGACAAGAATTGCTAGCAACAAATATTGCTAATTCAGAAACTCCTAATTATAAAGCAAAGGATATTGATTTTTACAAAACTATGAAAAGTTTAATTAAAAATCGTAAAAAGAACCTTAATTTTTTAAAATTAACAAAAAAATCTAATAAAAATTTTTACAGAAATTTAATTCCATATATTAAAATACATACTATAAGTAAAAATAGAAATCAATCAAATAATAATGTTAATACAGTTAATATGAATAAAGAGAGAACGAAATTTGCAGATAATTCTATTCAATATCAAGTATTGTTAACTATTCTAAATTCTCAAATTAAAGATATGTATACTGTTACACAAGGATAA
- the flgC gene encoding flagellar basal body rod protein FlgC, translating into MSLSNIFYIAGSAMEAQEKKINVISTNIANTDSITRKNGKSYPYIAKKVLLKFSSENKYIGGVKIDRIVNSSENFKKIYDPNNPLSDKDGFIQKSNVNVVSEIIESISASRNYQANVEVVNTAKSLLMKTISIGQH; encoded by the coding sequence ATGTCATTATCAAATATATTTTATATAGCTGGATCAGCTATGGAAGCACAAGAAAAAAAAATAAACGTTATTTCTACAAATATAGCAAATACAGATAGCATAACTAGAAAAAACGGAAAATCATATCCATATATTGCAAAAAAAGTATTGTTAAAATTCAGCAGTGAAAATAAATATATTGGAGGGGTCAAAATAGACCGAATAGTAAATTCTTCAGAAAATTTTAAAAAAATATATGATCCTAATAATCCTTTATCAGACAAAGATGGTTTTATACAAAAATCTAATGTTAACGTAGTTTCAGAAATTATAGAAAGTATTTCAGCATCAAGAAACTATCAAGCTAATGTAGAAGTAGTTAATACCGCTAAATCATTATTAATGAAAACAATTTCAATAGGTCAACATTAA
- a CDS encoding flagellar hook assembly protein FlgD has protein sequence MINTDINTKFNLISNQNSLKKINFNEMMQKDFINLLITQIKNQDPMNPIKNSELINQLAVIKTNNNLEKINNQIEQIKEKNKINNIFNMSSLIGKKILIPSSKFKKTKNINLFCGIELFKDTKKLNLKIVDIKNRSNKFIKHLKNMKSGIHFLSIDDKNLNLPVGNYEIKIDKENDFKDPKIGTILNYSIIQGITNPTKKPIIDLGNMKNIEINDIKKIF, from the coding sequence ATGATTAATACAGATATTAATACAAAATTTAATTTAATTAGCAATCAAAATTCTTTAAAAAAAATAAATTTTAATGAAATGATGCAAAAAGATTTTATTAACTTGTTAATTACACAAATAAAAAATCAAGATCCAATGAATCCAATAAAAAATTCGGAATTAATAAATCAATTAGCAGTAATTAAAACAAATAATAATCTTGAAAAAATTAATAATCAAATAGAACAAATAAAAGAAAAAAATAAAATAAATAATATTTTTAATATGTCATCTTTAATTGGAAAAAAAATATTAATTCCTAGTTCAAAATTCAAAAAAACTAAAAATATAAATTTATTTTGTGGAATTGAACTATTCAAAGATACAAAAAAACTAAATTTAAAAATTGTTGATATTAAAAATAGAAGTAATAAATTCATAAAACATTTAAAAAATATGAAATCAGGAATCCATTTTCTATCTATAGATGACAAAAATCTAAATTTACCAGTTGGAAACTATGAAATTAAAATAGATAAAGAAAATGATTTTAAAGACCCAAAAATAGGCACAATATTAAATTATTCTATAATACAAGGAATTACAAATCCTACAAAAAAACCTATTATCGATTTAGGAAACATGAAAAATATAGAAATAAACGATATTAAAAAGATTTTCTAG
- a CDS encoding flagellar hook-basal body complex protein — protein sequence MIFSKYINTLKTFEEKINLITKNISNASSINGYKKEKLEFNDSFPKKLGLNELNIGSGVLLKKNNKIDFTVGKIKKTGKSLDFSINEKNGFFKVQDSSNSIFYTKNGHFFLDKNKNIVNHNGMYLTGYLKKNKNNFYNSKMEPISFKKINKIMEAKKTSKFNLVITLNKEEKTKKNDFYPNKTNTYNFKKTEFVFDKKGKIHQIGLYFKKLTQTVWNIYPIDETDGKNVRSENILLSCDLDGISINYKNPVNIKLASLENQKRTEYFKMYIDNVSFLENLNNRKKINFLQDGYPSGNLYKFNVENNGTIIANYDNKQQKIIGKIPIINFYNLNALEKKGNDFWSIKKNWDQKKIKTSIENNNDTLNVGSLETSNVNVKNELSNMIEAQKNYQSVVQSMKTQDKMFEILLSNFK from the coding sequence ATGATTTTTTCAAAATATATAAATACATTAAAAACATTTGAAGAAAAAATTAATTTAATTACAAAAAATATATCTAATGCTAGTTCAATAAATGGATACAAGAAAGAAAAATTAGAATTTAACGATTCTTTTCCAAAAAAATTAGGATTAAATGAACTGAATATAGGATCAGGGGTTTTATTAAAAAAAAATAATAAAATAGATTTTACTGTAGGTAAAATAAAAAAAACTGGAAAAAGTTTAGATTTTTCTATTAACGAAAAAAATGGTTTTTTTAAAGTTCAAGATTCTTCTAATTCTATTTTTTATACTAAAAATGGACATTTTTTTCTTGATAAAAATAAAAATATCGTTAACCATAATGGAATGTATTTAACTGGATATTTAAAGAAAAATAAAAATAATTTTTATAATTCTAAAATGGAACCAATTAGTTTTAAAAAAATAAATAAAATCATGGAAGCAAAAAAAACTAGTAAATTTAATTTAGTAATTACATTAAATAAAGAAGAAAAAACAAAAAAAAACGATTTTTATCCTAATAAAACAAATACCTATAATTTTAAAAAAACTGAATTTGTTTTTGATAAAAAGGGTAAAATTCATCAAATAGGTTTATATTTTAAAAAATTAACTCAAACTGTTTGGAACATATACCCAATTGATGAAACAGACGGTAAAAATGTTAGATCAGAAAACATTTTATTAAGTTGTGATTTAGATGGAATTTCAATCAATTATAAAAATCCAGTAAATATAAAATTAGCTTCATTAGAAAACCAAAAAAGAACAGAATATTTTAAAATGTATATAGATAATGTATCTTTTTTAGAAAATTTAAATAATAGAAAAAAAATTAATTTTTTGCAAGATGGCTACCCTTCTGGAAATTTGTATAAATTTAATGTCGAAAATAATGGAACCATAATTGCTAATTATGATAATAAACAACAAAAAATAATTGGTAAAATACCAATAATTAATTTTTATAACTTAAATGCATTGGAAAAAAAAGGAAATGATTTTTGGTCTATTAAAAAAAATTGGGATCAAAAAAAAATAAAAACTTCAATAGAAAATAATAATGATACGTTGAATGTAGGATCATTGGAAACTTCTAATGTTAATGTAAAAAATGAACTTTCTAATATGATAGAAGCACAAAAAAACTATCAATCTGTTGTACAATCAATGAAAACACAGGATAAAATGTTTGAAATATTACTCAGTAATTTTAAATAG
- the flgF gene encoding flagellar basal body rod protein FlgF: MNNTINTSILTANKILKKSEILANNLANVSTSGFKSQLRTILNSPINDGKITKSNSYSFLSNIPKYDFSNGFIRDTHDPLNLAIKNAGWFVVKDNKNKELYTRNGKLEINNLGQLTINQCKVIDKNGKFIYIPINCIPTFSTDGTITITSYNNNKKHKQKIGKIKIININVSKIKKNKNGFFQLEEKINKNKKDVFIKNKDAKIIQGALEDSNVNLTENLVEMIDNTRQFEMQMKMINLCNENEQKANSILNTTNNY, translated from the coding sequence ATGAATAATACAATTAATACTTCTATATTAACAGCTAATAAGATATTAAAAAAATCAGAAATACTAGCTAACAATTTAGCTAATGTATCAACTTCTGGTTTCAAATCTCAATTAAGAACAATTTTGAATTCTCCAATTAATGATGGTAAAATAACTAAATCCAATTCTTATTCTTTTTTATCAAACATCCCTAAATATGATTTTTCTAACGGATTTATAAGGGATACACACGATCCTTTAAATTTAGCAATAAAAAATGCAGGTTGGTTTGTAGTCAAGGATAATAAAAATAAAGAACTATACACTAGAAATGGTAAATTAGAAATTAATAATTTAGGACAACTTACTATTAATCAATGCAAGGTTATAGATAAAAACGGAAAATTTATTTATATTCCAATCAATTGTATTCCTACTTTCTCAACAGATGGTACTATTACAATAACCAGTTATAACAACAATAAAAAACATAAACAAAAAATAGGAAAAATAAAAATAATAAACATAAACGTATCAAAAATAAAAAAAAATAAAAACGGATTCTTTCAATTGGAAGAAAAAATAAATAAAAATAAAAAAGATGTTTTTATAAAAAACAAGGATGCTAAAATAATTCAAGGAGCATTGGAGGATAGTAATGTGAATTTGACTGAAAATCTTGTAGAAATGATTGATAATACTAGACAATTTGAAATGCAGATGAAAATGATTAATTTATGCAATGAAAATGAACAAAAAGCTAACTCTATATTAAATACAACAAATAACTATTAA
- the flgG gene encoding flagellar basal-body rod protein FlgG, whose translation MIPSLWIAKTGLDAQQINMDVISNNLANVSTNGFKRSRAVFEDLMYQTIQQPGSKLEKDGNIPNSLQIGTGVRPVSTKKIYTQGNLAKTDSNKDLSISGVGFFQIKLPDGSTAYTRDGSFEINEDGYLVNNSGFIIQPSIIIAPNALSINVNRDGAVSVNTEQEINSTSVGQINLVNFINNGGLSNIGENMFKETISSGPPIQGIPGRNGLGTINQGYIETSNVNVAEELVNMIQTQRAYEINSKSINSSDQMLQKLTQL comes from the coding sequence ATGATTCCTTCTTTATGGATAGCAAAAACCGGTTTAGATGCACAACAAATAAACATGGATGTTATATCTAATAATTTAGCAAATGTTAGTACAAATGGGTTTAAACGATCAAGAGCTGTTTTTGAAGATCTTATGTATCAAACAATTCAACAACCTGGTTCTAAATTAGAAAAAGATGGAAACATTCCAAATAGTTTACAAATTGGAACAGGAGTAAGACCAGTCTCTACAAAAAAAATATATACTCAAGGAAATTTAGCTAAAACAGATTCAAATAAAGATCTATCTATCAGTGGAGTAGGTTTCTTTCAAATAAAACTTCCAGATGGTAGTACTGCTTATACAAGAGATGGTTCTTTTGAAATAAATGAAGATGGTTATCTTGTTAACAATTCTGGATTTATAATACAACCTTCAATAATAATTGCACCAAATGCACTTTCTATAAATGTAAATAGAGATGGTGCTGTTTCTGTTAATACAGAACAAGAAATAAATAGTACTTCAGTTGGACAAATAAATCTAGTGAATTTTATAAATAACGGTGGACTGTCTAACATAGGAGAAAATATGTTTAAAGAAACAATATCTTCAGGACCACCTATACAAGGAATTCCAGGCCGTAATGGTTTAGGTACTATTAATCAAGGTTACATAGAAACTTCAAATGTTAATGTAGCAGAAGAATTAGTAAATATGATTCAAACTCAAAGAGCTTACGAA